A window of Lepus europaeus isolate LE1 chromosome 11, mLepTim1.pri, whole genome shotgun sequence contains these coding sequences:
- the LOC133769365 gene encoding DNA-directed RNA polymerases I, II, and III subunit RPABC4: MDAQKDVQPPKQQPMIYICGECHTENEIKSRDPIRCRECGYRIMYKKRTKRLVVFDAR; encoded by the coding sequence ATGGACGCCCAGAAAGACGTTCAGCCCCCGAAGCAGCAGCCAATGATATATATTTGTGGAGAATGTCACAccgaaaatgaaataaaatccagGGATCCAATCAGATGCAGAGAATGTGGATACAGAATAATGTACaagaaaaggacaaaaagatTGGTGGTCTTTGATGCACGTTGA